TTCTTGTCCCCTGAAATCagtaaagataataataataatacttcaatTGAAAGCAATAATACTGAAATGAGTTTCTATTTCAGGGCTGTACACATCTAAGCAAATAGTTTCCCACCTCCATGCTTACTGAATAAAGCATGACTTTTTCCAGAGATGAAGCAGTGAGTGGGAGGGGAGGGCTTTGCTTTTTGCCATCATAACCTTTAGTTCTGTTTTTGAACTGTGAAAACTGGCAAATTACTCCCAATTAGCTACTTATAGTTGTGCTGCCTTTGCTAAAATATGTGAGAATGTAAATATCACAGATCTGTAGTTCTTCAGTTTTTCAGATCCATGGCCCATTTTGATAAATCCATGTGGACATTTTATGATGCAGTTAATAGCTTCAACCGCACAGCCATCTAGTCCCAAATGCCAATAGCAATCTTTCTATTTTACAGAGGGGGAAATGAGCCCATTAATTGAAGAAAGGAGCCACAATGACCAGAAAGTACATTCacttttaaaatggcttttcccCATTAGCTACATTAGCTACATTTGGAAGTGGTACATTAGACACTAAAAGGTGATTTTAGCATCACTTTTGAAAATGACTATTCAGTCTGTGAAAAGGTTGGGAGTTAGACTTGGGTCTTACAACTCTTATATAGCATTGATTGGATCACATCAGTTCTCAACATATCAAGTGCCCATCAAGTACCTTTTGTTAATGATTCTCCCCCACCTCACCCACTGCTGAACAGTGATTAAAgataatattttaaagaacacAAAAATTATTAAATCTGTATGACCTAGTACATTATTGTAGGTTTCTGTTCTATGGAAACAACTGACTTGTAATGTCAAAAGCTCTCTGCTCAAAAATTATCAGTGACCCTGGTAATATTTTTGTGCAGAAGCTCACCATAATTTGAGACTTGCTACACTTGGTTTTGATTATCTGTGTTTTGGTATCTTGCTCTAAACAAGGCTATGTCCATCTTAGGTCTAAAACTGAGATCCTACATTCTGAAAAAGGAGCTTCCTATGAAGCTGAACTTTTTGTGTgttataatgaaataaataaatcctcaagTTGATTAGATTCGTTTGAGAGCAATGACAAACTGAGCTtttagtgtcattggcccagtcctgtggaacaccctgtcAATAGAGGTTCAGCGGGTGCATTCTGTGCTaactttaaaatgcctgctgaaaacttttctattcaaccaggcctatgcaggcaattaaaagTACGGTACATCCCCCACAGCAGTCtcttgattttgtttttgttttttacttttaacttgcttttagccttttaatgattttattgtctgtttttatgtttttatattgttgcataaatatttttataaagaaGGAAATAATAAAGAGCTCGAAAGGCTGTGTTACTGAGCAGACAAACATGATGTAACACAAAATAAAATTGGAATAGATGCTGGAAGATTGTGTTATGGGTTAGTGGGGAAACAGGGATTCCTCCAGATCCCTGGATGCCAGATTTCCACCTCTAGTTTCTTGGGTACTGGGGTTTAATCGGAGCTGACAGACTGAGCTTGACATTAAACCATCTACAATACAAAAGACCCTGCAGGAAACTGAGGGGGAGGTTGCCAGGTCAACGTGGGTGTGATGTGAGTCAGAAAAAAACTTGTCCTTTtatataggttttttttttggtaaagtgTTCTAAGAACAAGAATGGGGAAGTAAGGAGAACTCCAAGTAGTGCTGGCTGGAGGACACCAGGGGCTATGACTGGCTGCTGCTTTGGACCTAAGCTCACTGAATCTATCAGAGGAGCCATGAGGTACACTCTTGGGGCATAATGTTCTGTACCCCCTCCAGTGAAGGCTGTagctgtaaatatgtgtaaaataaagaCACTAGTGTCCACCGCACCTCAATTTTCCAGCAACCCTGggtgagcacctggaaccccctggaattTTGCTATCGCTTGGCAGAGATTGTGGGTGGCGTGTAACAATAGATAATGATTATGATGGATCACATACCTAGATTTACTCCTTGAGATAGTCCTCTTCATTAATTCTTGACTATACTTCAGTTTTTCTGAGTTTGCAGCACTGGGATTTTTCATGCAGCTGTCAGAAGAAACTGTGGCCTGGCTATGGCTCTTAGGAAATTCTTCAATAGGACCTACTATATCAGAAATGGTGACTCGTTTCGAAGGCATTTTCTTGATTATTTCTGGTTTTATTATTGGCTCTTGGCTGGTTTGTGGTTTTGTGGGAGTCTCTGCTTGATTGTATCCCTTTGGGAGCAACAAAGACAAGAGGGAGTATAGCATATGTTAAAAGCTCAGTACAGAATCAGTCCCACTCACATTCTTTGAACTTGCCATGGAGAAGTGTGTTCAAAGTGACGACAGTGATTAACTGACACACACTCAAAACAGTCAGAAACAATTAAGTGAAAAAGAAACCCAgtatatatcacccttcatccaaagatcacagggcggtttacagcataaaaatacaaaatgaaaacacaaaatacatatctAGGACTACATTGTGCAGGATGGGTTTCTTGGCATTGGGCAAACCAACAGGAGCTTGCtcatgcaggtttttaaaaactacactttacaaaaaaaattacCATTTTATGTTCTCAAGGTCCTCCCCACCTTTTTTTCAACAATCTTAAACTATATACCCAAATAGCACTCACTTGTAGTGCCTTGCTTGTTGTGGCTCTGTTTTCCTCCTGAGTCTTAAAATCTTTATATAGGGTATTGACTGAAGAAGTTTTATATTTAGATTTCAGTAGACTGATGAGCCGCACCCACTGTCGGAAGAGCTGGGGCTGTTTCTGTAGTGGCTCACAGAGTTCTAGGTAGTAGGCACGGCCACTCACCAGCTTCAGTTTGATGCGTCTTTTCTTAGCATTGTGAACAGTAACATCTACAAACTTCAAGGGCAAGAACCTACAAGAAAATGATTGTGTGAATTCCTGCTAGCTGTACTTCACTGAATCACTACATAAAGTGAGAGGAAAATGGGATCCAAGAGAGTAGGGAACTGACTGAAATAAATGGAGGATTTTTCAAGAAGGCCGCTGTGCACTGTCAGTTTGGGTTACATGTAGGCAACAGAAAATAAAGGCACATAGTGTATCCACTGTGTTTTTTATTATAGAAAAACTTACGGTACTTATGTGCATATGACAGCAATAAGTCACATGGGATTCATTTTCAATCCACCCTGATCTCCCAACCGCCTGCACTGCTGGTAAAGAGAACTTTGGCCTAATTGTGCAGTCCACAAAGAAGGATCAGCTAATGTCACTAGAAAAACCTGTCCAATTACGTACCTTTTCAAGGCAGCCCTCTTTTTTGCACAATGGGCTAACTAAGAATATGGAATTTCATACATACGCCTACTAAAGCTGCCATTTGTGGGAGAAATTCCCACCATTTATTGTGTTACCTGTTACTTGTGTTACCTGTTACTCTTGTTGAAGGCTTTAGCGAAAAAGTTACTCATAAATATTCAAAATAGGTAATTTATTTAACTATAAAATGGCCAAGAAATTAAATATGCACAATAATGCCTGCATTGGTAAGACATAGCGGGTATTTCATTCTACAGTGGTGAAGCCGGAGCATTCTTTGAAATCTGGAAGatttattcaaaataaaattcTATGGCCTGGGACTACCTTGCTTTTACAGTTCTTAAGCAAGCTGCTCTGGGATCCTTTTCATTTGAAGAATGGGGTAGCAAtgcttaaaaatatatagttCCTGATTCTTGATCTCTtgttggcttttgataccatcagccATGATTTCCTCCTGGACTGGCTCCAGGGAATGGGATTTGTGGGCACTGCATTACAATGGTTCCAACCCTGCCTTCATTCAGGACTGACTCCAGTCTTATCTCCGGTGGCATTTAATATCTACAGTTGTTAGGAGATTTGGGCTaaggtgccatcagtatgctgatgacgctCAGCTTCTTTTTGCTATAATATCTGAATCAGAAGAGGCTGTGCAGTCCCTGGGTCATttgcctggatgcagtggtgtAGTGGATGAAGAAAAACAAGCTGaactt
The Podarcis muralis chromosome 1, rPodMur119.hap1.1, whole genome shotgun sequence DNA segment above includes these coding regions:
- the GARIN2 gene encoding Golgi-associated RAB2 interactor protein 2 gives rise to the protein MGDLKKILERGDYIPLRSAPVFESNFVQVNRRGESIYLHNRPNYVTMGIFASSSSQSLPNVMVLAHAASSSSQEAISARPASRRQSNSEDELVLTRFLPLKFVDVTVHNAKKRRIKLKLVSGRAYYLELCEPLQKQPQLFRQWVRLISLLKSKYKTSSVNTLYKDFKTQEENRATTSKALQGYNQAETPTKPQTSQEPIIKPEIIKKMPSKRVTISDIVGPIEEFPKSHSQATVSSDSCMKNPSAANSEKLKYSQELMKRTISRSKSRGQEFFSITGKRLQTAGILKNVSKPR